In a single window of the Carassius carassius chromosome 26, fCarCar2.1, whole genome shotgun sequence genome:
- the LOC132106292 gene encoding fish-egg lectin-like, protein MNVCQSLLLFCLLHYTLALECEVVPGNLKQIDAGVGVVGGVNNDNEVFLLLGKEFRKINVTMKHFTVGPAGELAVNLSNSVFKFQSGQFSSIPITFKQVDAGGDQIIAGVTPLDDIFCLNKDANNIGPSSSFTWVQLAGKLKYYSCGPYSCWGVNAAGNILIRRSVWGASCGGSNSFDVITGSMSMVEVATDGSVFAVDTQGSLFQRIGVSASNPIGTGWLGYLVCPDGHKHVTYDLGRLYVICSDGSIRRCI, encoded by the exons ATGAACGTTTGTCAGAGCCTCCTGCTGTTCTGCCTGCTCCATTATACTCTAG CTTTGGAGTGTGAAGTGGTTCCTGGTAACCTGAAGCAGATTGATGCTGGTGTCGGGGTAGTAGGTGGGGTGAACAATGACAATGAAGTCTTCCTGTTGCTGGGGAAGGAATTTAGAAAGATAAATGTAACCATGAAGCACTTTACTGTCGGACCTGCTGGAGAACTAGCGGTGAATTTATCAAACAGCGTCTTCAAGTTTCAGAGTGGTCAGTTCAGCTCGATTCCAA TTACTTTTAAACAGGTGGATGCCGGAGGTGATCAGATTATTGCAGGTGTTACTCCACTAGATGATATCTTCTGCTTAAATAAGGATGCTAACAACATTGGACCATCCAGCAGTTTTACTTGGGTACAACTTGCAGGAAAGCTAAAGTACTACAGCTGTGGCCCGTACAGCTGTTGGGGGGTGAACGCTGCAGGGAATATCCTCATCAGAAGG TCTGTATGGGGTGCTTCCTGTGGAGGGTCGAACTCTTTCGATGTCATTACTGGAAGTATGTCTATGGTTGAAGTAGCGACTGATGGCAGCGTCTTTGCTGTTGACACTCAGGGGTCTTTGTTTCAGAG aattggTGTCTCTGCATCGAATCCCATTGGTACAGGTTGGTTAGGTTATCTTGTGTGTCCAGATGGCCACAAGCACGTGACTTATGATCTGGGAAGGCTGTATGTCATCTGTAGTGATGGATCCATCAGGAGATGCATTTAA